A window of the Alkalidesulfovibrio alkalitolerans DSM 16529 genome harbors these coding sequences:
- a CDS encoding NAD(P)/FAD-dependent oxidoreductase, producing the protein MSHPFEAIVLGAGAAGLVCALTAAQRGRRVLLADHLARPGKKLRIAGGGRCNFTNLHMDASHYFGANPRFAVSALARFGPWDAVEFVARFDCGFEERDQGKLFLDVSADRLADGLLDACREAGVTFAFGEPVRSLEGGEIFTLRTESGVFAASRAVLALGGPSWRGAGASDLGFRLARRFGLAIQPPRPALAPIPWTGAAGLSPADLSGISLPVGVSCGPERFVDDLLFTHQGLSGPAALRATLRPAFASAPLRLDFLPGEDIFDVLALSSGKTLARNALAKRLPARLAEALCADVGGRRLADLTRAERDALATRVKDFALRPSGDPKQARAEVTTGGVDTAAICQKTFAARPAPGLYVVGETLDVTGDLGGYNIHWAFVSGMAAGTAL; encoded by the coding sequence CCATCGTTCTGGGCGCTGGCGCGGCCGGGCTGGTCTGCGCGCTCACGGCGGCGCAAAGGGGCCGTCGCGTGCTGCTCGCCGATCATCTGGCCCGGCCCGGCAAAAAGCTTCGCATCGCGGGCGGCGGCCGTTGCAACTTCACCAATCTGCACATGGACGCCTCGCATTATTTCGGGGCCAACCCGCGCTTCGCCGTCTCGGCCCTGGCCCGTTTCGGGCCGTGGGACGCCGTGGAGTTCGTGGCCCGGTTCGATTGCGGTTTCGAGGAGCGCGACCAGGGCAAGCTCTTCCTCGACGTTTCGGCCGACCGCCTGGCCGACGGACTGCTCGACGCCTGCCGCGAGGCCGGAGTGACTTTTGCCTTTGGCGAGCCGGTCAGGAGCCTAGAGGGCGGCGAGATTTTCACGCTACGCACGGAATCCGGCGTGTTCGCGGCTTCGCGCGCGGTATTGGCCCTTGGCGGGCCGTCGTGGCGGGGCGCCGGAGCGAGCGATCTCGGCTTTCGTCTCGCCAGACGCTTCGGACTCGCCATCCAGCCGCCGCGCCCAGCCCTGGCGCCCATCCCTTGGACAGGCGCGGCCGGGCTGTCTCCAGCGGACCTTTCTGGCATCTCGCTTCCGGTCGGCGTCTCATGCGGCCCGGAGCGCTTTGTGGACGACCTTCTCTTCACCCACCAAGGACTTTCCGGTCCGGCCGCGCTTCGGGCCACGCTCAGGCCTGCGTTCGCATCCGCGCCACTGCGGCTGGACTTTCTGCCGGGCGAGGACATTTTTGACGTGCTGGCCCTGTCCTCGGGTAAGACATTGGCCAGAAACGCCCTGGCCAAGCGGTTGCCCGCCAGGCTGGCCGAGGCCCTGTGCGCGGACGTCGGCGGCAGGCGGCTGGCCGATCTGACGCGCGCGGAGCGCGACGCTTTGGCCACGCGGGTCAAGGATTTCGCCCTGCGGCCCTCGGGCGATCCGAAACAGGCGCGGGCAGAGGTCACCACAGGCGGCGTGGACACGGCCGCAATCTGCCAGAAGACCTTCGCAGCCCGCCCTGCGCCAGGGCTTTACGTGGTGGGGGAGACCCTGGACGTGACCGGCGATCTGGGCGGCTACAACATCCACTGGGCTTTCGTCTCGGGCATGGCGGCCGGCACGGCGCTCTGA
- the argF gene encoding ornithine carbamoyltransferase, which translates to MTKHFLTILDLTRDEAFAMVRRADEMKRAGQRLDLLRGKTMVLVFEKASTRTRLSFEVAVRHLGGSTIFMTDRESQLGRSEPLKDTARVISRYADGLIVRTFGQEKLEELVRYASVPVVNALSDQFHPCQVMSDCLTMYERTPDLASLKVAWVGDGNNMAHSFINAAALFGFELRLACPRGFEPDEAVVKRAKGLGARLTLCDDPALAVKDADYVNTDVWASMGQEHEFDDRLRKFGAFQVSEELLALAKPTCKVMHCLPAHRGEELTEAVLEGPASIVWDQAENRLHMQKAILEWIYS; encoded by the coding sequence ATGACGAAACATTTCCTGACCATCCTCGATCTGACCCGCGACGAGGCCTTTGCCATGGTCCGCCGCGCCGACGAGATGAAGCGCGCCGGGCAGCGCCTGGACTTGCTTCGGGGCAAGACCATGGTGCTGGTCTTCGAGAAGGCTTCCACCCGCACCAGGTTGTCCTTCGAGGTCGCCGTGCGCCACCTGGGCGGCTCCACCATCTTCATGACCGACCGCGAGTCGCAGCTTGGCCGCTCCGAGCCCCTGAAGGACACGGCGCGCGTCATCTCGCGCTACGCGGACGGCCTCATCGTGCGCACCTTCGGCCAGGAGAAGCTGGAGGAACTGGTGCGTTACGCCTCGGTGCCGGTGGTCAATGCTCTCTCGGACCAGTTTCACCCCTGCCAGGTGATGAGCGATTGCCTGACCATGTACGAGCGCACGCCTGATCTGGCCTCTCTGAAAGTGGCCTGGGTGGGCGACGGAAACAATATGGCCCATTCGTTCATCAACGCGGCCGCGCTCTTCGGCTTCGAACTCCGGCTCGCCTGCCCCAGGGGCTTCGAGCCGGACGAGGCGGTCGTGAAGCGAGCAAAGGGCCTTGGCGCGCGCCTCACCCTGTGCGACGACCCCGCGCTTGCCGTGAAGGACGCGGACTACGTGAACACCGACGTCTGGGCCTCCATGGGCCAGGAGCACGAGTTCGACGATCGCCTGAGGAAATTCGGCGCCTTCCAGGTCAGCGAGGAGTTGCTGGCCCTGGCCAAGCCGACCTGCAAGGTCATGCACTGCCTGCCCGCGCATCGCGGCGAGGAATTGACCGAGGCGGTCCTGGAGGGCCCGGCGAGCATCGTCTGGGACCAAGCCGAAAACCGTCTGCACATGCAAAAAGCCATTCTCGAATGGATATATTCCTGA
- a CDS encoding argininosuccinate synthase, whose protein sequence is MSTIQKVVLAYSGGLDTSVILKWIKNTYGCEVVTFTADLGQDEDLSGVEKRALETGAAKAYVEDQREEFARDFIFPMLRAGAVYEGRYLLGTSIARPLIAKRLVEIALAEGCQAIAHGATGKGNDQVRFELTAAALAPGLRCIAPWREWDMKSRTDLVNYARENNIPVTVTKAKPYSCDGNLLHLSFEGGELEDPWEEGGPYTYSMTVPPEEAPAEPQIVMIDYEKGDPVALNGKEMSPAALLAELNRIGGKHGIGRMDMVENRFVGMKSRGVYETPGGTILHAAHRDLESLCMDREVMHLRDSLIPRYAEMVYYGFWFSPEREVLQALMDKAQERVSGTVRLKLYKGGVYPLGRKSPNSLYNADLATFEEDSVYDQRDAAGFIRLQSLRIRGSKRIG, encoded by the coding sequence ATGAGCACCATTCAGAAGGTCGTACTGGCCTATTCCGGCGGCCTGGACACCTCGGTCATTCTCAAGTGGATCAAAAACACCTACGGCTGCGAGGTGGTGACCTTCACCGCCGACCTGGGCCAGGACGAGGACCTCTCGGGCGTGGAGAAGCGCGCCTTGGAGACCGGCGCGGCCAAGGCCTACGTCGAGGACCAGCGCGAGGAGTTCGCTCGCGACTTCATCTTTCCCATGCTGCGCGCGGGGGCCGTCTACGAGGGCCGCTATCTGCTCGGCACCTCCATCGCCCGGCCGTTGATCGCCAAGCGTCTGGTGGAGATCGCCCTGGCCGAGGGCTGCCAAGCCATCGCCCACGGCGCCACGGGCAAGGGCAATGACCAGGTGCGCTTCGAACTCACGGCCGCGGCCCTTGCTCCGGGGCTTCGCTGCATCGCCCCCTGGCGTGAATGGGACATGAAGTCGCGTACCGACCTCGTGAACTACGCCAGGGAGAACAACATTCCCGTGACCGTGACCAAGGCCAAGCCCTACTCCTGCGACGGCAACCTTCTGCACCTGTCCTTCGAGGGCGGCGAACTGGAGGACCCCTGGGAAGAGGGCGGCCCCTACACCTATTCCATGACCGTGCCGCCCGAGGAGGCCCCGGCCGAGCCGCAGATCGTCATGATCGACTATGAAAAGGGCGATCCCGTGGCGCTGAACGGCAAGGAGATGAGCCCGGCCGCGCTGCTGGCCGAGCTCAACCGCATCGGCGGCAAGCACGGCATCGGCCGCATGGACATGGTGGAGAACCGCTTCGTGGGCATGAAGTCGCGCGGCGTCTACGAGACGCCCGGCGGCACCATCCTGCACGCCGCGCACCGCGATCTGGAGTCGTTGTGCATGGACCGCGAGGTCATGCACCTGCGCGATTCGCTCATCCCTCGTTATGCCGAAATGGTCTACTACGGCTTTTGGTTCTCGCCCGAGCGCGAGGTGCTGCAGGCCCTCATGGACAAGGCCCAGGAGCGCGTGAGCGGCACGGTACGCCTCAAGCTCTACAAGGGCGGGGTCTATCCTCTCGGCCGCAAGTCGCCCAATTCGCTCTACAACGCCGACTTGGCCACCTTCGAGGAGGACAGCGTCTACGATCAGCGCGACGCGGCCGGATTCATCCGTTTGCAAAGCCTGCGCATCCGCGGCTCCAAGAGGATCGGCTAG
- the argH gene encoding argininosuccinate lyase has protein sequence MSKLWGGRFAETTEALVEEYTESVSFDRALYAADIAGSRAHAAMLAAVGVLTADEARAIREGLDAVKAEIESGSFTFLTEREDVHMNIEARLTEIIGEAGKKLHTGRSRNDQVGLDFRIHTAARLTAWREGLRRLVAVLAQRAEEHRETLLPGCTHMQPAQPVSLAHHLLAYCAMFMRDAERIDDALDRILVSPLGAAALAGTTYPLDPGAVARELGFRGVFQNSMDAVSDRDFALEALFVGSLIMAHLSRLCEEIVIWANPAFGFVRLPDGYATGSSIMPQKKNPDVAELMRGKTGRVYGALMGLLTTVKGLPLAYNRDLQEDKEPFFDTDRTVSLSLACMAGMMERMGFVPEAMARALSRGFLNATELADYLVGKGLPFREAHHVTGRAVAHAEGRGVGLEDLSLEELRGFSPLIGEDVFTVLDYANAVARRVTPGSTGPASVAAQLAAVRAFCAAEQGTSSS, from the coding sequence ATGTCCAAGCTCTGGGGCGGCCGCTTCGCCGAGACCACCGAGGCCCTGGTGGAGGAGTACACCGAGTCCGTGAGCTTCGACCGCGCGCTGTACGCGGCCGACATCGCGGGCTCCAGGGCTCATGCGGCCATGCTTGCGGCCGTGGGCGTGCTTACGGCCGACGAGGCGCGCGCCATCCGCGAAGGACTCGATGCGGTCAAGGCCGAGATCGAATCCGGTTCGTTCACGTTCCTCACAGAGCGCGAGGACGTGCACATGAACATCGAGGCGCGCCTGACCGAGATAATCGGCGAGGCGGGCAAGAAGCTGCACACCGGCCGCAGCCGCAACGACCAGGTGGGGCTCGATTTCCGCATCCACACGGCCGCGCGGCTCACGGCCTGGCGCGAGGGGCTTCGTCGCCTGGTGGCGGTCCTGGCCCAAAGGGCCGAGGAGCACCGCGAGACGCTTCTACCCGGTTGCACGCATATGCAGCCTGCCCAACCCGTGAGCCTGGCTCATCATCTGCTGGCCTATTGCGCCATGTTCATGCGCGATGCCGAGCGCATCGACGACGCCCTTGACCGAATTCTCGTTTCGCCGCTTGGAGCTGCGGCCCTGGCCGGAACAACCTATCCGCTCGACCCTGGGGCCGTGGCGCGAGAGCTGGGTTTTCGCGGCGTCTTCCAGAACTCCATGGACGCCGTCTCGGACCGGGATTTCGCGCTCGAAGCGCTGTTCGTCGGCTCGCTGATCATGGCCCATCTCTCGCGCCTGTGCGAGGAGATCGTTATCTGGGCCAACCCGGCCTTCGGCTTCGTGCGCCTGCCCGATGGCTACGCCACGGGATCGAGCATCATGCCCCAGAAGAAGAATCCGGACGTGGCCGAGCTTATGCGCGGCAAGACCGGTCGGGTCTACGGCGCGCTCATGGGCCTTTTGACCACGGTGAAGGGGCTGCCCCTGGCCTACAACCGGGATCTGCAGGAAGACAAGGAGCCGTTCTTCGACACCGACCGCACGGTCTCGCTTTCCCTGGCCTGCATGGCGGGCATGATGGAGCGCATGGGCTTCGTGCCCGAGGCCATGGCCCGGGCGCTCTCGCGCGGCTTCCTGAATGCCACGGAGCTGGCCGACTACCTCGTGGGCAAGGGGCTTCCCTTCCGGGAGGCGCACCACGTCACCGGCCGGGCGGTGGCCCACGCCGAAGGGCGGGGCGTCGGTCTCGAAGACCTTTCCCTGGAAGAACTCAGGGGATTTTCGCCGCTGATCGGTGAGGATGTCTTTACGGTTCTCGATTACGCCAACGCCGTGGCCCGCCGCGTCACGCCGGGCTCCACCGGTCCCGCGAGCGTGGCCGCGCAGCTTGCGGCCGTGCGCGCCTTTTGCGCCGCGGAGCAGGGGACTTCGTCTTCCTGA
- a CDS encoding manganese efflux pump MntP → MSGAELYLVAVALAMDASAVALAAGICLPQVTWRHTFRLAWHFGLFQALMPVLGWLLGLSFRFAVETFAPWIAFALLAFVGGRMVKEGMSGDRDEECPRKDPTRGRTLIVLSVATSIDALAVGLSLSVLGAPIAMPAVVIGLTCAVFTAAGLHLGRLAGRVQRLSHWAEALGGLVLIAIGLRILWENGVFGR, encoded by the coding sequence ATGAGCGGCGCGGAACTGTATCTCGTTGCGGTGGCCCTGGCCATGGACGCGTCGGCCGTGGCCCTGGCTGCGGGCATCTGCCTGCCCCAGGTCACCTGGCGCCACACCTTCCGGCTGGCCTGGCATTTCGGGCTGTTCCAGGCGCTCATGCCGGTGCTCGGCTGGCTGCTCGGCCTGTCCTTCCGCTTCGCCGTGGAAACCTTCGCGCCCTGGATCGCCTTCGCGCTGCTGGCCTTCGTGGGCGGCCGCATGGTCAAGGAAGGGATGTCCGGCGACAGGGACGAGGAGTGTCCGCGTAAGGACCCCACACGCGGCAGGACGCTGATCGTGCTTTCGGTGGCCACGAGCATCGACGCCCTGGCAGTGGGGCTCTCCCTGTCCGTGCTCGGCGCGCCCATCGCCATGCCCGCCGTGGTCATCGGGCTGACCTGCGCCGTCTTCACGGCCGCGGGCCTGCACCTGGGCCGGCTGGCCGGGCGCGTGCAAAGGCTCTCGCACTGGGCCGAGGCGCTCGGCGGCCTTGTGCTCATCGCCATCGGCCTGCGCATCCTGTGGGAAAACGGCGTCTTCGGCCGCTGA